The Colletotrichum destructivum chromosome 7, complete sequence genome contains the following window.
TATCACTACCATGACATATGGACTCATGAGCCCTCAACGCTGCCAGATTGTGATGGACAAGTGCGTGCTGGAGGAGCGCGTCGCCCCGTTCCGGATTGAGAGTGCCCAGATGAACAGCAGAGAGGGCCAGGATTGTTCGCATGACAAAGCCGCAACGGAATCCGACCTTTACTGCGTTTCTAAGCCAGAAGGTTCGGAGCAATGGGCTGCTTGTCAGCGAGTCGTATGTTGACGAAGTCCAATGATGAATAAGTTCCAGATCAAGCATGTTCAAAATCATGGACTCGTCGACTCGAACCTCACTAAAGGAAGGGCTTGGCGCGGGAGGTTCCATTTGATAATTCGATGTTATGTCGCATTGAGTATCTTGCCTGGTGCATTGTGTACATTTCGGCCTTTGTTCGTCACACTATTCGACAAGATACGAGTTAAATGCCACCGGGGCAGTGAATCGGGGAAACGCAGTCTGATTCGTCTCCCTAAGACGACTTACCTTGACTTTTCTCCTCTTGCATGGACCACATCCGGTACGAACCTTCTTGTGAGGTCTCTTGGGCCCATGTCTTAGGGTGGGTAGTTCTTCCATGGTGGTATTTCTGCAGCTCTCGTCCTGGCGGTCAATCAGGAGGTGTACATGACACGATGTTAGGCACTCGACGAGCGGAATGGGCGGAACACTAACAGTGTGCCACAGGTACTCGGGGTCTACTCCTATGACACAAGCAAAGGTTTGATGAGCAAGTTATGAGACTTTCAGAGTTACTCCTGATTTGAAAGAGCGCTTCGAGAAACTGCAGCTCAAAGGGAGTTGAAAAGCTGGCGGGGAGTCTAGGCCGAACTGTCTTCGTTGTCGACGCAACGCCAGCATCCGAGCAAAAGAAGCGGGCCAGGCCCCACTTCGTTCTCGCAGCGAGTCCGAAGTGGGGCATATCAACCGCATGTGGCTGAACAATACGGGCACACGATGATCAGCCATTCGCCAACAACGGTGATGGAATTTTACTGATTTTGAGCCCAACGTTCTTGCTGAAACCTGATTTTGGTTTCTTGGTTTTACTGAGCCAAATGATACCAAATGAAAATAGTATCGGCCTCTTGTAACTACGTATCTACGTGTGGGCAACCGTTGTGTGTTTGTTGTGTGCTTGTTGGCATGGATTCGTTCTTGGGGCCTACGGCATCCTCACCAGTGCAAGAAGTAGGAAGATGTGTGTTATGGATGCCCCCAGTTTGTCCATCTAAGACACCGAGAAAGGGAATTATTAGATTCTGCGTTCTCCACCGAGAGGGCCGAATTCTAACTTGGGCGGCTTAGGTTACTCctttgtgtgtgtgcatgtgcTCTGGACTTGCCCACATCCAGTCATGCCCGAACCCTTTTGCATGGCTGTGTGTCATTTCTTGTGCAGAGTCCCCGGATTAATTTCCCTGCTCATCACCACTGTACCAGGCCGCGGAGTGCTCGAGGCTAGAGCGTGGCACTGTGAGCCTCTTTTAAGGCGTCACCCCCCCGTCCTCCTGGTCCTGGTACTCCCTCTTCTAATACAGAGCAATTTGGTCTCTCAAAATGTCCAGAATACTGCCTTTCCAGTATTTAAGAGCTCTGAGATTGACGACAAGAGTGCCACTACTTTTCGAATCGAAACGATGCATAACCACAACTACTCCCACCTCTCGCAGTCAGACTGTTTCGGCACAAAAGAGTCGTCGAGAGGTCGCACTATCCACTGAGGAGAAACCCAAATCGTTGGCCCAATACGTTGTGTAAGAACCTCTGTACCCCCTCCGCATATGACACCGTCGTGTTGTCTCGGTCTAATATCAGCCAAAACAGGACGACTTTCGACATAATTGCGAACTGGGCGCGCCAAGGATCGATGTACCCGATGACCTTTGGCCTAGCGTGTTGCGCTGTCGAAATGATGCATATCGCCGGGCCACGATACGATCAAGATCGATTCGGTTTCATGTTTCGAGCCTCGCCCCGACAGTCCGACGTGATGATCGTGGCCGGCACGCTGACGAACAAGATGGCGCCCGCTTTTCGCCAGGTTTACGATCAGATGCCGGAGCCGAGATGGGTCGTCAGTATGGGAAGCTGTGCCAACGGCGGAGGATATTATCATTACAGCTACTCTGTGGTTCGTGGCTGCGACCGGATTGTTCCGGTCGATATATACGTCCCTGGCTGTCCGCCAACGGCTGAGGCATTGCTCTATGGCATGTTTCAGTTGCAGAGGAAAATGCGTCAAGGAAGGAAGTCGCGAATGTGGTATCGCAAATAACATGATCCCGAGGTCTCTGACCAAGCTTGGAGGAACAGACCAGTCATTTGATGGCCAGAGTTGCTGCGGCTTGCTGCAATCATCTGAAAAACGTCACCTCTATGCAGAAGCCAAGATGATTCAAATTCGAAGAAGTCCAGGCCTGTATACTTCCAAATTGTCGACGATTTCGCCCTAATTCTCTTCCCAGTGACCTTTCCTCCAAATCGGTACTGAAAGAACTGTCTGGAGTTGCGGTTCCAAGGACCAAGAATCTGGCAGCATCGTGCTTGTGTTCTTAGAACCTACCGGTAACACCAGCTACACAGGGGGCTAGAGA
Protein-coding sequences here:
- a CDS encoding Putative NADH:ubiquinone oxidoreductase-like, 20kDa subunit — its product is MSRILPFQYLRALRLTTRVPLLFESKRCITTTTPTSRSQTVSAQKSRREVALSTEEKPKSLAQYVVTTFDIIANWARQGSMYPMTFGLACCAVEMMHIAGPRYDQDRFGFMFRASPRQSDVMIVAGTLTNKMAPAFRQVYDQMPEPRWVVSMGSCANGGGYYHYSYSVVRGCDRIVPVDIYVPGCPPTAEALLYGMFQLQRKMRQGRKSRMWYRK